One genomic region from Anopheles bellator chromosome 2, idAnoBellAS_SP24_06.2, whole genome shotgun sequence encodes:
- the LOC131211336 gene encoding tolloid-like protein 1 — MFSRCFAVKDRRQNYGWLPFSLVLLIGQIAQFTWGFRLHGTLMTHRQLHHRYTVDELLEGHFSKSISGDIDMDPCKSSGFMGDIAMPNVNYETEWQRQRLNKSFEQDIVKLKQEVYLEGLQVEEEGMTDMIRKKTKQRASTPLAGMPTGSGPRPSPASYESENSITDTSGEPTVRATIIDNRDNIITQPRTGPQDEKPVTGGGLLGSEKPDKKNATATVRNIDHNRIQSDTKDIVIDSISDNIISNSHASRKVVTFALPPAGTTTPPNGERPGHRSQAFGGADLGHHQLQRLQNGDGAREQSGLERKRHGSHDAGQDKPTGGDDVQLLNPAAGNPANDKAARRRNRRRRRQQQRHLPSTPRTPAGGGISLPMATTTSATEDKNSYHARLERLRAELGSVSYSVRDHSLGGPGHHHRDREPVETEPKKKRRTSSPSSGGGKRKHHRQNIVAHQHATDRTVGPETGDGVTNRYHPRSHHRARAVDEDGTNLHFRPENEAPARSKDTVQVADLRPSSVPVDDEPAERERYIAPNLHHHRVARAATAKKERIWDFGVIPYEIDGNFSGMHKALFRQAMRHWENFTCIKFVERNPIDHPNYIVFTERACGCCSFVGKRGNGPQAISIGKNCDEFGIVVHELGHVVGFWHEHTRPDREDHVVIEKKNIMVGREDNFNMLSKDEVNSLGLPYDYDSIMHYARNTFSKNVYLDTILPIEIKGRKRPEIGQRLRLSDGDIAQANLLYQCTKCGRTFQDNSAFFTSPSYHSNQPPPEPERCEWRITATHGERILLNITDLDIYKSNSCRSDYLEIRDGYWHKSPILGKFCGSGKVNELIRSTGSRMLLTYTTTYRQASMRGFAASYEAICGGEMNLESGGRLESPNYPVDYLPNKECIWRITVPKDYQVALKFQSFEVENHDNCIYDYVEVRDGGAPDSRLIGVFCGYKIPPDMKSSSNKLFVKFVSDGSVQKAGFSATFMKEVDECEHMDHGCEHECINTLGGYECACYIGYELHSDKKSCENACGGMLDTPNGTIQSPSFPKEYPMMKECVWEIVALPQHKITLNFTHFDLEGNTFYQASECEYDYVAVLSKSPDGSLHKHGSFCGSSVPPAVTSEWNVLRVVFRSDKTIQKTGFAAVYFTDIDECAVNNGGCQQECKNTVGSYLCSCRNGYTLHDNGHDCKESGCKHEIFAPQGQILSPNYPDYYPPKKDCIWHFTTTPGHRIRLVFNVFDIEPHQECAYDHIVIYDGNSPDSHTLGRFCGAKIPHPIASSSNQMYMVFNTDTSVQRKGFFASHTTACGGRLRATEVKNHFYSHIKFGSGMYENGADCEWTIEAESGQNVQLKFLSFELEEEKLCSYDYVEVYGGLDDESGPLHGKYCGNANPPEIISMHEALMVRFRSDDTVGFKGFSAAYVAIKTNDDMLTTDEEGSDSSEIIPFPGSLKTVFIKQGEDMDVEEEEEEEEEEEDEDIDYEVYPRRPANGKKVHIAVHNEIRSSQAID; from the exons ATGTTTAGCCGTTGTTTCGCAGTGAAGGATCGGAGACAGAACTACGGTTGGTTACCGTTTTCGTTAGTACTCCTAATCGGTCAGATCGCCCAGTTTACATGGGGGTTTAGGCTGCACGGAACTTTGATGACGCACCGACAACTGCATCACCGGTACACGGTTGATGAGCTGCTTGAGGGTCACTTTTCCAAAAGCATCTCCGGTGACATCGACATGGATCCCTGCAAATCGA GCGGATTTATGGGAGACATCGCCATGCCGAACGTAAATTACGAAACGGAATGGCAGCGCCAGCGGCTGAACAAGAGCTTCGAGCAGGACATTGTGAAGCTGAAGCAAGAGGTGTACCTCGAGGGGCTGCAGGTGGAAGAGGAAGGCATGACCGACATGATCCGCAAGAAGACGAAGCAGCGCGCCTCGACGCCGTTGGCCGGCATGCCGACCGGCTCCGGTCCGCGCCCTTCGCCGGCGTCGTACGAGAGTGAAAACTCCATCACGGACACTTCCGGCGAGCCAACGGTgcgggccaccatcatcgacaATCGGGACAACATCATCACCCAGCCTCGGACGGGCCCTCAGGACGAGAAGCCAGTAACGGGCGGTGGGCTATTGGGGTCCGAGAAGCCGGACAAAAAgaacgccacggccacggtgcgaaACATTGACCATAATCGGATCCAGTCCGACACCAAAGACATCGTTATCGATTCGATCAGCGACAATATCATCAGCAACAGTCACGCCAGTAGGAAAGTAGTCACTTTTGCCTTACCACCGGCCGGGACCAcgacgccaccgaacggggagCGCCCCGGGCACCGCTCGCAGGCATTCGGCGGAGCGGAtctgggccaccaccagctgcagaGGCTGCAGAATGGTGACGGCGCTAGAGAACAGTCCGGGTTGGAACGCAAACGGCATGGTTCACACGATGCAGGGCAGGATAAGCCGACTGGCGGCGATGATGTTCAGCTGTTGAATCCTGCCGCGGGCAATCCGGCGAACGACAAAGCGGCCCGCCGTCGtaaccgccgccgacggcggcagcaacaacgccATCTACCGAGCACACCTAGGACCCCGGCTGGAGGTGGGATTAGCctaccgatggccaccaccacgagcgCGACGGAAGATAAAAACTCGTACCACGCCCGGCTGGAGCGGCTGCGGGCTGAACTGGGCTCGGTGAGCTACTCGGTGCGGGACCACAGCCTCGGAGGTCCGGGCCATCACCACCGTGACCGCGAGCCTGTCGAAACGGAGCCAAAGAAGAAGCGTCGaacgtcgtcgccgtcgtcaggAGGCGGAAAGCGGAAGCACCACCGTCAGAACATCGTTGCCCATCAACATGCGACCGACAGGACTGTGGGTCCTGAGACAGGGGACGGTGTCACGAATCGCTACCATCCGCGCTCTCATCACCGAGCGAGGGCCGTCGACGAGGATGGAACGAATTTGCATTTCCGACCGGAGAATGAAGCACCGGCACGGAGCAAGGACACGGTACAGGTGGCGGATCTACGGCCATCATCGGTACCTGTTGACGATGAGCCCGCTGAACG TGAAAGATATATTGCGCCCAATCTACATCACCATCGTGTGGCACGTGCAGCAACCGCGAAGAAGGAACGCATCTGGGACTTTGGCGTCATACCGTACGAAATCGACGGAAACTTTAGCGGCATGCACAAGGCCCTTTTCCGGCAGGCGATGCGCCACTGGGAGAACTTCACCTGCATCAAGTTCGTCGAGCGAAATCCTATCGACCACCCGAACTACATCGTGTTCACCGAGCGGGCGTGCGG ttgttgttcgtttgttgGTAAACGGGGCAATGGACCCCAGGCGATTTCGATTGGCAAGAACTGCGACGAGTTTGGCATAGTGGTGCACGAGTTGGGTCACGTGGTTGGCTTCTGGCACGAACACACGCGCCCGGATCGAGAAGACCACGTCGTGATCGAGAAGAAGAATATCATGGTCGGGCGGGAGGATAACTTCAACATGCTGTCGAAGGACGAGGTGAATTCGCTGGGTCTTCCGTACGACTACGATTCGATCATGCACTACGCTCGGAATACCTTTTCGAAGAACGTCTATCTGGACACGATTTTGCCCATCGAAATTAAGGGCCGCAAACGACCCGAAATAGGACAACGATTGCGGCTGAGCGATGGCGACATTGCTCAGGCCAACTTGCTGTACCAATGTACCA AGTGTGGTCGTACCTTTCAGGACAACTCGGCATTTTTCACGTCGCCGAGCTATCACTCCAACCAACCTCCACCCGAACCGGAGCGCTGCGAATGGCGTATCACGGCAACGCATGGCGAACGGATATTGCTCAACATAACCGATCTG GACATTTACAAATCGAACAGCTGTCGCTCCGACTATCTGGAGATCCGGGATGGATACTGGCACAAGTCGCCGATTCTGGGCAAGTTCTGTGGTTCCGGCAAGGTAAACGAGCTGATTCGCTCGACCGGAAGTCGCATGCTGCTGACGTACACCACCACTTACCGGCAGGCCTCGATGCGTGGCTTCGCCGCCAGCTATGAAG CAATTTGTGGCGGCGAGATGAATCTCGAGTCTGGCGGCCGTCTAGAATCGCCCAACTACCCAGTCGACTATCTGCCCAACAAGGAGTGCATCTGGCGGATAACCGTCCCGAAGGACTACCAAGTGGCCTTGAAGTTTCAATCGTTTGAAGTGGAGAATCACGATAACTGTATCTATGACTACGTCGAGGTACGGGACGGTGGCGCTCCCGACTCGCGGTTGATCGGTGTCTTCTGCGGCTACAAGATTCCACCCGATATGAA GTCATCGTCTAACAAGCTGTTTGTCAAGTTCGTCTCGGACGGATCGGTGCAGAAGGCAGGATTCTCGGCCACCTTCATGAAGGAGGTAGACGAGTGCGAGCACATGGACCATGGCTGCGAACACGAGTGCATCAACACGCTCGGAGGCTACGAATGTGCCTGCTACATCGGCTACGAGCTGCACAGCGATAAGAAGTCGTGCGAAA ATGCCTGTGGTGGAATGTTGGATACACCGAACGGGACGATCCAGTCACCGTCCTTTCCGAAAGAGTACCCGATGATGAAGGAGTGCGTTTGGGAAATCGTGGCCCTCCCGCAGCATAAAATCACTCTCAACTTTACCCATTTCGACCTAGAGGGCAACACGTTTTACCAGGCGTCCGAATGCGAGTACGACTACGTGGCAGTGTTGTCCAAGAGTCCGGACGGTTCCCTACACAAGCACGGTTCGTTCTGCGGCTCGAGTGTTCCGCCGGCCGTCACATCCGAGTGGAACGTCTTACGAGTTGTGTTCCGGTCCGACAAGACGATCCAAAAGACGGGTTTCGCGGCCGTCTACTTTACCGACATCGACGAGTGTGCGGTCAACAATGGAGGGTGTCAACAGGAGTGTAAAAATACCGTCGGTTCCTATCTGTGCTCTTGCCGGAATGGTTACACACTGCACGACAATGGGCACGACTGCAAGGAGAGTGGCTGTAAGCACGAGATCTTCGCCCCCCAAGGTCAGATACTGAGCCCTAATTATCCGGACTACTATCCACCCAAGAAGGACTGTATCTGGCACTTTACCACCACGCCCGGTCACCGAATACGGTTGGTTTTCAACGTGTTTGATATTGAGCCACATCAG GAATGTGCCTACGATCATATTGTAATCTACGATGGTAACTCACCGGACAGCCACACATTAGGACGCTTTTGTGGGGCGAAAATTCCGCATCCCATTGCGTCGTCCTCGAACCAGATGTACATGGTTTTCAACACCGACACGAGCGTCCAGCGGAAAGGGTTTTTCGCCAGCCATACGACTGCTTGCGGTGGTCGGCTACGGGCGACCGAGGTGAAGAATCATTTCTACTCCCACATCAAGTTCGGCTCGGGCATGTACGAGAACGGAGCGGACTGCGAGTGGACCATCGAGGCCGAATCGGGCCAGAACGTGCAGCTCAAGTTTCTTAGCTTCGAGCTAGAAGAGGAGAAGTTGTGCTCATATGACTACGTCGAGGTGTACGGTGGGCTGGACGACGAAAGTGGCCCCCTGCACGGAAAGTACTGCGGAAATGCG AATCCGCCGGAAATCATATCGATGCACGAGGCGCTGATGGTGCGGTTCCGGTCGGACGATACCGTCGGCTTCAAGGGTTTCTCGGCCGCGTACGTCGCCATCAAAACGAACGACGACATGCTCACCACCGATGAAGAAGGTTCTGATAGCTCCGAAATCATCCCGTTTCCCGGTTCACTAAAAACAGTGTTCATCAAACAGGGCGAAGATATGGAcgtggaggaggaggaggaggaggaggaagaggaggaggacgaagatATCGATTATGAGGTCTACCCGCGCCGACCGGCCAACGGCAAGAAGGTGCACATCGCGGTGCACAATGAAATACGCTCGTCTCAGGCGATTGACTGA
- the LOC131208563 gene encoding zinc finger protein 593 homolog, with protein MPYARKKMHSGDTHLRRRWRLRNRKKDLDEIDADLKTNPEQLLKQEVDLDKPGFAQFYCIHCATYYINDQALQAHFRTKVHKRRLKALEVEPYTVEDSLRAAGQGSFVQPQKRKMETQPSVADVDQGKRIKVDTLMEDEKPAKRNLSKVTKYADFKQVLEGLK; from the coding sequence ATGCCATACGCACGCAAAAAAATGCACAGTGGCGACACTCACCTGCGGCGCCGGTGGAGGCTGCGAAACCGCAAAAAGGACCTGGACGAGATCGATGCCGATTTGAAGACCAATCCGGAGCAGCTGCTGAAGCAGGAGGTCGACTTAGATAAGCCGGGTTTTGCGCAGTTCTACTGTATCCACTGTGCGACGTACTACATCAACGATCAGGCGCTGCAGGCACACTTTCGCACCAAGGTGCACAAACGCCGCCTGAAGGCGCTGGAAGTGGAACCGTACACCGTCGAGGATTCGCTGAGAGCGGCCGGCCAGGGCAGTTTCGTGCAGCCGCAGAAGCGTAAAATGGAAACCCAACCATCGGTCGCCGATGTGGACCAAGGCAAGCGGATCAAGGTGGACACGCTGATGGAGGACGAAAAGCCTGCCAAACGGAACCTGTCCAAGGTGACAAAGTACGCCGACTTCAAACAAGTGCTGGAAGGCCTGAAATAG
- the LOC131208562 gene encoding methionine aminopeptidase 1, whose amino-acid sequence MSEMAKHLCGTNGCEKSATLQCPVCLKMGIQGSYFCSQDCFKGSWKSHKVIHLLAKGKETNGYNPWPYYTFTGKLRPFEQSPMRTVPTTIPRPDYADHKEGRSKSEEALRGNNIIKILDDEEIEGMRVACRLGREVLDEAARVCDVGVTTDEIDRVVHEACIERECYPSPLNYYNFPKSCCTSVNEVICHGIPDMRPLEDGDLCNVDVTVYHREFHGDLNETFFVGHVKEQHKKLVQVTYEALAKAIAIVKPGERYREIGNVIQKHVQTHGYSVVKSYCGHGIHRLFHTAPNVPHYAKNTAVGVMKPGHCFTIEPMISEGTWRDVSWPDDWTAVTADGLYSAQFEQTLLVTETGCDILTKRRNENGTPHFMDQM is encoded by the exons ATGAGTGAAATGGCCAAACACCTTTGCGGTACGAATGGGTGCGAAAAGTCCGCTACCCTGCAGTGCCCAGTCTGCTTGAAAATGGGCATCCAAGGGTCCTACTTTTGTAGTCAGGATTGCTTCAAAGGTTCCTGGAAGTCGCACAAAGTTATTCATCTCCTAGCTA AGGGAAAGGAAACGAATGGGTACAATCCGTGGCCTTACTATACGTTCACGGGCAAGTTGCGCCCGTTCGAGCAGTCACCGATGCGCACGGTGCCGACAACGATCCCGCGCCCCGATTATGCCGACCACAAGGAGGGCCGCTCGAAGTCGGAAGAAGCGCTGCGGGGGAACAACATTATCAAAATTCTGGATGACGAAGAAATTGAAGGGATGCGAGTGGCGTGTCGGCTGGGACGGGAAGTGCTAGACGAAGCGGCCCGGGTGTGCGATGTCGGCGTCACAACGGACGAAATCGATCGTGTCGTGCATGAGGCGTGCATCGAGCGAGAATGCTACCCCAGTCCGCTCAACTATTACAACTTTCCGAAATCTTGCTGCACTTCGGTGAACGAAGTCATTTGCCATGGAATTCCGGACATGCGTCCGCTGGAGGATGGCGATCTGTGCAATGTGGACGTGACGGTCTACCATCGTGAATTTCATGGAGACTTGAACGAGACGTTCTTTGTCGGTCACGTGAAGGAGCAGCACAAAAAGTTGGTGCAGGTCACCTACGAGGCGTTGGCCAAGGCTATTGCCATTGTTAA ACCAGGGGAACGGTACCGCGAGATCGGCAACGTTATTCAGAAGCACGTGCAAACACACGGATACAGCGTAGTCAAGAGCTACTGTGGACACGGCATCCACAGACTGTTTCACACGGCTCCAAATGTACCTCATTATGCCA AAAATACTGCCGTTGGGGTCATGAAACCGGGGCACTGCTTCACGATCGAGCCCATGATTTCGGAGGGAACGTGGCGCGATGTTTCGTGGCCCGACGATTGGACGGCAGTGACGGCCGACGGGCTGTATTCGGCCCAGTTCGAGCAAACGCTTCTCGTAACCGAGACCGGCTGCGATATCCTCACGAAGCGACGcaacgaaaacggaacaccTCACTTCATGGACCAGATGTGA
- the LOC131210768 gene encoding UDP-N-acetylglucosamine transferase subunit ALG13 homolog has protein sequence MIKRPFRNVFVTVGTTQFEELVNAVVSTAVLQQLERLGCEALTIQTGTGSTPELKCVQDRSKIRISCYDLKSNIGEDIKQADLVISHAGAGSCIEVLEACRPLVVVVNESLMNNHQTELAERLSRDDYLFFCTPSNLHHTLAEVDFSRLKKLASGSLDSFIEHLDKCMGFK, from the coding sequence ATGATCAAAAGGCCATTTCGGAACGTTTTTGTAACGGTAGGCACGACACAGTTCGAGGAACTGGTAAACGCCGTCGTGTCCACAGCGGTTCTGCAGCAACTGGAACGTTTGGGATGTGAAGCGCTCACGATCCAAACGGGGACAGGTTCGACTCCCGAGCTAAAGTGCGTACAGGATCGGTCGAAAATTCGTATCTCTTGTTACGACCTGAAAAGCAACATCGGAGAAGACATCAAACAAGCAGATCTGGTCATTAGCCACGCAGGAGCTGGTAGCTGCATAGAAGTACTGGAAGCCTGCCgaccgctggtggtggtcgtaaaTGAGTCGTTGATGAACAACCATCAGACGGAATTAGCTGAACGGTTAAGCCGCGATGATTACCTGTTCTTCTGCACTCCAAGTAATCTGCACCACACGTTGGCGGAAGTGGATTTCAGTCGGTTAAAGAAACTGGCCTCCGGTTCGTTGGACAGTTTCATTGAACATCTCGACAAATGTATGGGCTTCAAATAG